In Arthrobacter sp. B3I4, the following proteins share a genomic window:
- a CDS encoding AAA family ATPase has product MSRFVLITPNADFDARVRQAVAGGLPGGVQTFAFVNPADPSELFANLDQERPEVLILGPGVPVEDALLLATVFDVQLPELSVILVGEPDPDFVLLAMRAGIRDILSPASDPAQIRVLLERACQSFASRNRTSAVKSPDAPKGLVIGVFSPKGGVGKTTIATNIAIGLGRVAPMGVVIVDLDLQFGDVASGLYLNPEHTVTDAVSAAASQDSLVLKAFLTVHPSSIYALCAPRTPVEADDITPQQVSRLLEQLAEQFQYVVVDTAPGLPEVGLAAMEQCTDVVWVSAMDVPSIRGLRSGLEILRRLDLLPDSRHVVLNMADSKSGLSVQDVEATIGAPVDVSIPRSKAVAYSTNRGIPVLQDGRRDPAVKGLRQLVTRFDPAWRATAQKKLHRRVVV; this is encoded by the coding sequence GTGAGCCGCTTTGTCCTCATCACGCCTAACGCTGACTTCGATGCCCGGGTGCGCCAGGCCGTCGCCGGCGGCCTACCGGGCGGTGTTCAGACCTTTGCCTTCGTCAACCCTGCCGACCCCAGCGAGCTTTTCGCTAACCTCGACCAGGAGCGGCCGGAGGTGCTGATTCTGGGACCGGGCGTACCGGTCGAGGACGCCCTCCTGCTGGCCACGGTCTTCGACGTGCAACTGCCCGAACTCAGCGTCATCCTGGTCGGGGAACCTGACCCGGACTTCGTCTTGCTCGCCATGCGCGCCGGCATCCGTGACATCCTCAGCCCCGCGTCAGACCCCGCCCAGATCCGGGTGCTGCTGGAGCGGGCCTGCCAGTCGTTCGCCAGCCGCAACCGCACGTCGGCGGTGAAAAGCCCGGACGCTCCCAAGGGTCTGGTGATCGGCGTGTTCTCGCCCAAGGGCGGCGTGGGCAAGACCACCATCGCCACCAACATCGCCATCGGACTTGGGCGGGTCGCCCCGATGGGCGTCGTCATCGTGGACCTGGACCTGCAGTTCGGCGACGTAGCGTCCGGTCTGTATCTGAACCCCGAGCACACCGTGACCGACGCCGTCTCGGCCGCGGCCAGCCAGGACTCGCTGGTCCTCAAGGCTTTCCTGACGGTCCACCCCAGCAGCATCTATGCCCTTTGCGCGCCCCGGACTCCGGTGGAAGCTGATGACATCACGCCGCAACAAGTCAGCCGGCTTCTCGAACAACTTGCCGAGCAGTTCCAGTACGTGGTCGTCGATACTGCCCCCGGCTTGCCTGAGGTCGGGCTGGCCGCGATGGAGCAGTGCACCGACGTCGTGTGGGTCAGCGCGATGGACGTCCCCAGCATCCGCGGGCTCCGCTCCGGGCTGGAAATCCTGCGCAGGCTGGACCTCCTGCCCGACTCCCGTCATGTGGTCCTGAACATGGCGGACTCCAAATCCGGTCTTAGCGTCCAGGACGTCGAGGCCACCATTGGCGCGCCCGTGGACGTCAGCATTCCACGTTCCAAGGCCGTTGCCTACTCCACGAACCGGGGGATCCCGGTGCTCCAGGACGGACGCCGGGATCCTGCCGTGAAGGGACTCCGGCAGCTGGTGACCCGCTTTGATCCGGCCTGGCGGGCCACGGCGCAGAAGAAGCTGCACCGACGGGTGGTGGTCTGA
- a CDS encoding Hpt domain-containing protein produces MSLLAASPDDSVAGPLLGADVSASGAGLTAPSPGPAPLVDPSALQDLGEQVNSAAVAKGFARDYAEMWDQRYESLSAALDRHDEAAALDAVLSLKTSSSMVGGVRLAELAAELEELIRAGRLGEAVPRLGEVAARGSETVDELQFSYVLWDR; encoded by the coding sequence ATGTCTCTTTTAGCTGCCAGCCCCGACGACTCAGTAGCGGGCCCCCTGCTCGGCGCCGACGTCTCCGCCAGCGGAGCAGGACTGACGGCTCCATCCCCCGGCCCGGCGCCCCTGGTGGACCCCAGTGCCCTCCAGGATCTGGGCGAGCAGGTGAACAGCGCCGCCGTGGCGAAAGGCTTTGCCCGGGATTACGCAGAGATGTGGGACCAGCGCTATGAGTCTTTGTCGGCGGCCCTGGACCGCCATGACGAGGCCGCCGCGCTCGACGCCGTGCTGAGCCTCAAGACGTCCTCCTCCATGGTGGGCGGCGTTCGCCTGGCCGAGCTCGCCGCCGAGCTCGAAGAGCTGATCCGCGCCGGCAGGTTGGGTGAAGCTGTTCCCCGGCTCGGCGAGGTGGCCGCCCGTGGCAGCGAAACGGTGGACGAGCTGCAGTTCAGCTACGTCCTCTGGGACCGCTAG
- a CDS encoding Flp family type IVb pilin translates to MRSFFSNIAARLRRDQRGATAVEYGIMVSLIAVVIIVAVTLLGNNLVTTFNGVACSVKGGTMSTATATVPSACSK, encoded by the coding sequence ATGCGTTCCTTTTTCTCCAATATCGCAGCCCGTCTTCGCCGCGACCAGCGCGGCGCCACCGCCGTCGAATACGGCATCATGGTTTCCCTCATCGCCGTCGTGATCATCGTCGCCGTGACGCTGCTCGGCAACAACTTGGTCACCACCTTCAACGGGGTCGCTTGCAGTGTCAAGGGTGGCACCATGTCCACCGCGACCGCCACCGTCCCCAGCGCCTGCTCCAAGTAG
- a CDS encoding response regulator transcription factor — protein MTDLGVAVVVEDDADVRNLVEAVLRQAGFEVHSAAEGREGVDIVRREDANVVTLDVGLPDIDGYEVLRRIRQFSDAYIVMLTARTDELDTLTALHTGADDFLTKPFRPRELRARVAAMMRRPRSGGPAASQAAPQAQPAPAPDNVLRHNGLALNPDTRSVTVDDEPLALTRSEFDLLHALLRGAGSVKSKTDLVRVVRGEYYRADAYISESDERAVEVHIGNLRRKLQEDPVQPRWLQTVRGVGYRLAPARS, from the coding sequence ATGACTGACCTTGGGGTGGCCGTCGTTGTTGAGGACGATGCGGATGTGCGCAACCTTGTCGAAGCCGTCCTGCGGCAGGCAGGCTTTGAGGTGCATTCGGCAGCCGAGGGCAGGGAAGGTGTCGACATCGTCCGGCGTGAAGACGCCAATGTCGTCACCCTCGACGTGGGGCTCCCCGATATCGACGGCTACGAGGTGCTGCGGCGGATCCGACAGTTCAGCGATGCGTACATTGTGATGCTTACCGCCCGGACCGACGAGCTCGACACGCTGACAGCCCTCCACACCGGTGCCGACGATTTTCTGACTAAGCCCTTCCGGCCGCGTGAGTTGCGGGCCAGGGTTGCCGCGATGATGCGCCGGCCGCGCAGCGGTGGTCCAGCAGCAAGCCAGGCAGCCCCGCAAGCGCAACCCGCCCCTGCGCCGGACAACGTCCTGCGCCACAACGGGCTGGCCCTGAACCCGGACACTCGCTCGGTGACGGTCGACGACGAACCGCTCGCCCTGACCCGCAGTGAGTTCGACCTCCTGCACGCCCTTCTTCGGGGCGCCGGCTCGGTGAAGTCGAAGACTGACCTGGTGCGCGTCGTGCGCGGCGAGTACTACCGTGCCGACGCCTACATCAGTGAATCGGACGAACGCGCCGTGGAGGTGCACATCGGCAACCTGAGGCGGAAGCTGCAGGAAGACCCGGTGCAGCCGCGCTGGCTGCAGACGGTGCGGGGAGTGGGCTACCGGCTCGCGCCGGCTCGCTCCTAG
- a CDS encoding type II secretion system F family protein, giving the protein MNPLIISALLLICLPLAYLAWSLLSVDRKSQRAVREILSVGTGPAETAGPKQTGLLEQIGHRLTPPGYVRKLDGLLALAGRPASLPLGRVLAAKPLLGVTGALLGLWFASTPAPVLKLVGLFVMLLGYFIPDLLLYSKGQERQKLMQLELANTLDQMLISVEAGLGFEGAMARAGENGKGPLAEELVRTLQDMQVGRSRRESYQALAERTSIPELRSFVQAVVQADTYGIAISRVLRIQAKVMRVKRRQRAEEKAMKLPVTILFPLLFFIFPVLFIAILGPAVINAIATFSGH; this is encoded by the coding sequence ATGAATCCCTTGATCATTTCCGCTCTCCTGCTGATCTGCCTTCCGCTGGCTTACCTCGCTTGGTCGCTGCTTTCCGTGGACCGCAAGTCCCAGCGTGCTGTCCGGGAAATCCTCTCGGTGGGCACCGGTCCGGCGGAAACCGCCGGGCCAAAGCAGACGGGCTTGCTGGAACAGATCGGCCACCGGCTGACGCCGCCAGGCTATGTCCGCAAACTCGACGGGCTGCTCGCTCTAGCCGGCCGGCCCGCATCGCTGCCCCTTGGCCGGGTGCTGGCCGCCAAACCGCTGCTGGGCGTTACGGGAGCCCTGCTGGGCCTGTGGTTCGCCAGCACCCCGGCGCCGGTCCTGAAGCTCGTCGGCCTGTTTGTGATGCTGCTGGGGTATTTCATTCCGGACCTCCTGCTCTACAGCAAAGGCCAGGAGCGCCAAAAACTCATGCAGCTGGAGCTAGCCAACACGCTCGACCAGATGCTGATCTCCGTCGAAGCCGGCCTGGGCTTTGAAGGAGCCATGGCCCGGGCCGGCGAGAACGGCAAGGGTCCCCTCGCCGAAGAACTGGTACGCACCCTGCAGGACATGCAGGTGGGACGCAGCCGGCGCGAGTCCTACCAGGCCCTGGCGGAGCGGACTAGCATCCCCGAACTGCGCAGCTTCGTCCAGGCAGTCGTTCAGGCCGACACCTACGGCATTGCGATCAGCCGGGTGCTCCGCATCCAGGCCAAAGTCATGCGGGTCAAACGTCGCCAGCGGGCAGAGGAAAAGGCGATGAAACTGCCGGTCACCATCCTTTTCCCGCTGCTGTTTTTCATCTTCCCCGTGCTCTTCATCGCCATCCTGGGGCCGGCCGTCATCAATGCCATCGCCACGTTCAGTGGCCACTAG
- a CDS encoding type II secretion system F family protein, whose product MTLPIGVALLVTAVLLLTLAVLSPGAVRVPLDRRRPMDASAESSLTRFAGSAAGAAEGFFAQRKVRLFNRDVLEQAGLRMGQGDFYILVLAGALVGALAGLVVGGPLLALLLVLLAPVAGHLVLSFLTGKRRAKFDDQLGDTLQLLSGGLRAGHSILRAIDAAGNESQSPTAEEMRRVITETSLGRDLLASLNDTAERMHNEDFVWIAQAIQINREVGGNLAEVLDQVNETIRERSEIKGHIKSLAAEGKFSAYILMAMPVGIVLMLMLVNPGYMNVMFTNPLGWGMIAASLILMTIGGLWMRKIIDLKF is encoded by the coding sequence ATGACCCTTCCGATCGGCGTCGCCCTCCTTGTTACTGCCGTGCTGCTGCTGACCCTGGCGGTGCTTTCGCCGGGGGCAGTCCGCGTTCCGCTGGACCGGCGGCGCCCGATGGACGCCTCCGCGGAGTCCTCCCTGACCCGCTTCGCGGGCTCCGCGGCGGGTGCTGCCGAGGGGTTCTTCGCCCAGCGGAAAGTCCGGCTGTTTAATCGCGACGTCCTGGAACAGGCGGGGCTGCGGATGGGACAGGGCGACTTCTACATACTGGTGCTGGCCGGCGCCTTAGTCGGCGCACTTGCGGGCCTCGTCGTGGGCGGTCCCCTGCTGGCCTTGCTGCTGGTCCTGCTGGCGCCCGTGGCCGGCCATCTGGTCCTCAGCTTCCTGACCGGTAAACGCCGGGCCAAGTTCGATGACCAACTCGGCGACACGCTGCAGCTGCTCTCTGGCGGCCTCCGGGCCGGGCACAGCATCCTGCGGGCCATCGACGCTGCCGGCAACGAATCGCAAAGTCCCACAGCGGAGGAAATGCGCCGCGTCATCACCGAAACCAGTCTTGGCCGTGACCTGCTGGCCTCACTGAACGACACTGCAGAGCGGATGCACAACGAGGACTTCGTCTGGATCGCCCAGGCCATCCAGATCAACCGTGAAGTCGGCGGCAACCTGGCCGAGGTGCTGGACCAGGTGAACGAGACCATCCGCGAGCGCAGCGAGATCAAGGGTCACATCAAATCGCTGGCAGCCGAAGGTAAGTTCTCCGCCTACATCCTGATGGCGATGCCGGTCGGCATCGTGCTCATGCTGATGCTGGTCAACCCCGGCTACATGAATGTCATGTTCACCAACCCGCTGGGCTGGGGCATGATCGCGGCTTCCCTAATCCTGATGACTATCGGTGGACTTTGGATGCGCAAGATCATTGACCTGAAGTTTTGA
- a CDS encoding CpaF family protein gives MKLSERLSAAEAGPAARSGPSPSPTSVPPQPPAPATSPRPEAVRPEAARREPSRLAAATAPTFADAPDTARAKGQQPVDALAGLKERAATVLFERMGARFSDSALKEGELRATARDELIRIIDAEQVPLSAEERSRLVRDVADDVLGYGPLQRLLDDPAVTEIMVNRMDQIYVERKGQLTLTDSRFSSEDHLRKVIERIVSKVGRRIDESSPLVDARLEDGSRVNAVIPPLAVGGSSLTIRKFSKVPLTVRDLIGFGTLTPEMAELLNACVRAKLNIIVSGGTGTGKTTLLNVLSSFLPHDERIVTIEDAVELQIQQEHVVRLESRPPNTEGKGEVTIRDLLRNSLRMRPDRIVVGEVRGGESLDMLQAMNTGHDGSLSTVHSNSPRDAVARLETLVLMAGMDLPLRAIREQIASAVNLIVQISRLRDGTRRITHVTEVQGMEGDIVTLQDAFVFDYSAGVDAHGRFLGKPVATGIRPRFIDRFEDMGIFVSPAVFAAPLAPTSRT, from the coding sequence ATGAAGCTCTCCGAGCGCCTCTCCGCGGCGGAAGCCGGCCCGGCCGCACGCAGCGGGCCATCACCATCGCCGACGTCGGTGCCCCCGCAGCCGCCTGCCCCGGCCACGTCCCCCCGTCCGGAGGCCGTACGCCCCGAGGCTGCGCGCCGTGAGCCATCGCGCCTGGCTGCGGCTACTGCACCGACTTTCGCCGACGCACCGGACACCGCCCGTGCCAAAGGGCAGCAGCCGGTGGACGCCCTGGCAGGGCTCAAGGAGCGGGCAGCCACCGTCCTGTTCGAACGCATGGGTGCGCGTTTCAGTGATTCAGCCCTCAAAGAGGGCGAGTTGCGCGCCACGGCGCGCGATGAGCTGATCCGCATCATCGACGCCGAACAGGTTCCCCTCTCGGCCGAGGAGCGCAGCCGCCTGGTCCGCGATGTCGCGGACGATGTGCTTGGCTATGGCCCGCTCCAGCGCCTGCTGGATGACCCTGCGGTTACCGAGATCATGGTTAACCGGATGGACCAGATCTATGTTGAGCGGAAAGGCCAGCTGACCCTGACCGATTCTCGTTTCAGCTCCGAGGACCACCTGCGCAAGGTCATCGAGCGGATCGTCTCAAAGGTCGGCCGCCGGATCGACGAATCATCACCGCTAGTGGATGCGAGGCTCGAGGACGGTTCCCGCGTCAATGCCGTCATTCCCCCGCTCGCGGTCGGTGGCTCTTCGCTGACCATCCGAAAGTTCAGCAAAGTGCCGCTCACGGTCCGCGACCTGATCGGTTTCGGAACGCTTACCCCGGAGATGGCGGAGCTGCTCAACGCCTGTGTCCGGGCCAAACTGAACATCATCGTCTCCGGCGGCACCGGCACCGGCAAAACCACCCTGCTCAACGTCCTTTCCTCCTTCCTCCCGCACGATGAGCGCATCGTCACCATCGAGGACGCGGTCGAACTCCAGATCCAGCAGGAACACGTGGTCCGTCTGGAAAGCCGGCCGCCGAACACCGAGGGCAAGGGCGAGGTCACCATCCGCGACCTGCTGCGCAACTCGCTGCGTATGCGGCCGGACCGGATCGTGGTGGGCGAGGTCCGCGGCGGCGAGTCCCTGGACATGCTGCAGGCCATGAACACCGGCCACGACGGTTCCCTCTCCACGGTCCACTCAAACTCGCCGCGCGACGCCGTCGCCCGGTTGGAGACGCTGGTCCTGATGGCCGGCATGGACCTGCCGCTGCGCGCAATCCGCGAACAAATCGCCTCCGCCGTCAACCTGATCGTGCAGATCTCCCGTCTGCGGGACGGCACCCGCCGCATCACCCATGTCACGGAGGTGCAGGGCATGGAGGGCGACATTGTCACCCTCCAGGACGCCTTTGTCTTCGACTATTCCGCCGGGGTGGACGCCCACGGCCGATTCCTTGGCAAACCGGTGGCCACCGGCATCCGGCCCCGCTTCATTGACCGGTTCGAGGACATGGGCATCTTCGTCTCCCCCGCCGTGTTCGCGGCACCGCTGGCCCCCACCAGCAGGACGTGA
- a CDS encoding Flp family type IVb pilin: MRFSLSTLTARLRRDERGATAVEYGIMVSLIAVVIIVAVTLLGGNLKSTFESVACSVKGGAMTATATAADGTTSPACSK; this comes from the coding sequence GTGCGCTTTTCCCTTAGCACCCTCACTGCCCGCCTTCGCCGCGACGAGCGAGGCGCTACAGCAGTTGAATACGGCATCATGGTCTCCCTTATCGCCGTCGTGATCATCGTCGCCGTCACGCTCCTCGGCGGGAACTTGAAGTCCACCTTCGAAAGCGTCGCCTGCAGCGTTAAGGGCGGCGCCATGACGGCTACGGCGACTGCCGCCGACGGGACCACCAGCCCGGCTTGCAGTAAGTAA
- a CDS encoding cell wall metabolism sensor histidine kinase WalK, translating into MGEWRLVRGVRVDRHGGPLHPRLLVLASQLPLTLLLTAGLAAAPAAWELHLSSGWGQTAVALHAAIFLGCLLVPWQRFSPLAALIVPVLDLAAIGMSRAAAADELPGLGVLSVLPVVWVAASRLSPGASACLSFFGPLLAGFPWFFGAAASGTSGRFATILLLALTTLSVALAIEFVKAQLLRQQRKVESKEAQLQSHLGESRERERLLNAILDAVDVGIIAVGADGRRLLTNSWQARLESSAAPPGASRPAEPEWEDQLVLTGRDQATPLPPNRRPLRRALAGESFADHLVCFGAAPAGRAVSTGARPLRNDDGSFGGAVVVYNEVTGLVNALAAKEDVVATVSHEFRTPLTSIIGNLDLVLGEELTPPVLRRIEVAQRNAERLLALVSDLLMSASSAVHVHPRKTDLAGLVEASLGSAQAHAQAAQVSLAMDVPSPLWANVDPLRIRQALDNLVSNAIKYSPDGGAVTVSARTEDDRVLLCVEDSGIGMTAADAEKVFTRFFRSPAVRDGAIPGAGLGLSITKAIVEGHGGSITCRTQPGCGSTFTLDLPADEPPPAF; encoded by the coding sequence TTGGGTGAATGGCGGCTGGTTCGTGGCGTGCGGGTGGACCGCCACGGTGGCCCCCTGCACCCACGCCTCCTCGTCCTGGCTTCGCAGCTTCCCCTGACGCTGCTCCTGACAGCCGGCCTGGCCGCCGCTCCGGCCGCTTGGGAACTTCACCTTTCCAGCGGCTGGGGCCAAACGGCGGTGGCCCTGCACGCCGCGATCTTCCTCGGATGCCTCCTGGTGCCATGGCAGCGGTTCAGCCCGCTGGCTGCCTTGATTGTTCCGGTCCTGGACCTGGCAGCCATCGGCATGAGCCGAGCGGCCGCCGCGGACGAACTGCCCGGCCTCGGCGTACTCTCGGTCCTGCCCGTTGTTTGGGTCGCTGCATCGCGGCTCTCTCCGGGGGCCAGCGCCTGCCTCAGCTTCTTCGGGCCGCTGCTGGCCGGCTTTCCCTGGTTCTTCGGCGCCGCGGCCAGCGGCACCTCTGGCCGTTTTGCGACCATCCTCCTCCTGGCGCTGACCACGCTGTCCGTTGCGTTGGCGATTGAGTTCGTCAAGGCGCAGTTGCTGCGGCAGCAGCGCAAAGTCGAGTCCAAGGAAGCGCAACTGCAGTCCCACCTCGGCGAAAGCCGCGAGCGGGAACGGCTGCTGAATGCCATCCTCGATGCCGTCGATGTCGGCATCATCGCTGTCGGAGCGGACGGCCGGCGGCTACTCACCAACAGCTGGCAGGCCCGGCTTGAGTCGTCCGCAGCGCCCCCGGGAGCGTCCCGCCCCGCCGAGCCGGAGTGGGAGGACCAACTGGTGTTGACGGGCCGGGACCAGGCAACGCCACTCCCGCCTAACCGGCGTCCGTTGCGCCGTGCCCTGGCCGGGGAGTCCTTCGCTGATCATCTCGTCTGTTTCGGGGCGGCGCCGGCGGGACGGGCCGTGTCGACGGGCGCCCGGCCGCTCAGAAACGACGACGGCAGCTTCGGCGGCGCGGTCGTCGTTTACAACGAGGTGACGGGACTGGTAAACGCCCTCGCGGCCAAGGAAGACGTCGTCGCGACGGTTTCACATGAGTTCCGGACCCCGCTTACGTCGATTATTGGCAACCTTGACCTGGTGTTGGGCGAGGAACTGACGCCGCCGGTGCTGCGCCGCATTGAAGTGGCGCAGCGTAACGCCGAACGCCTGCTGGCCCTGGTCTCGGACCTGCTGATGAGCGCCAGTTCTGCGGTCCACGTCCACCCGCGGAAGACCGACCTCGCAGGGCTGGTGGAAGCGAGCTTGGGCTCCGCCCAGGCCCACGCCCAGGCTGCACAGGTTTCCCTGGCGATGGACGTACCGTCGCCGCTGTGGGCCAATGTGGACCCGCTGCGGATCCGGCAGGCCCTCGACAACCTCGTCTCCAACGCCATCAAATACTCACCGGACGGTGGAGCTGTGACGGTTTCGGCGCGGACAGAGGACGACCGGGTCCTGCTTTGCGTGGAAGACAGCGGCATCGGCATGACCGCCGCCGACGCCGAGAAGGTCTTCACTCGCTTCTTCCGCAGCCCAGCCGTCCGCGACGGTGCGATTCCCGGCGCCGGACTCGGCCTGTCCATCACCAAGGCGATCGTCGAAGGACACGGCGGATCAATTACCTGCCGCACCCAGCCGGGGTGCGGAAGCACCTTTACCTTGGACCTCCCCGCGGACGAGCCACCTCCGGCATTCTGA
- a CDS encoding TadE/TadG family type IV pilus assembly protein, whose product MSKTKERGAVAVEFALLAPVLVMILLGIMEFGRAYNVQISLSSAAREGVRVMAINNNASDARTAVKNAVTGLQPPLADSNITVAPTTCTSGAQVTVKITYTLATMTGIAGPFPMEGKGVMLCGG is encoded by the coding sequence GTGTCTAAGACAAAAGAACGGGGTGCCGTCGCGGTGGAGTTCGCGTTGCTGGCACCGGTCTTGGTCATGATCCTGCTCGGCATAATGGAATTCGGGCGCGCGTATAACGTCCAGATTTCGCTTTCCAGCGCGGCCCGGGAAGGTGTCCGGGTGATGGCAATCAATAACAATGCGTCCGATGCCCGCACCGCAGTGAAGAACGCCGTGACTGGACTACAACCGCCCCTCGCCGATTCGAATATCACCGTCGCCCCCACCACATGCACCTCCGGCGCGCAGGTGACGGTCAAGATCACCTACACACTGGCGACGATGACAGGCATTGCCGGACCGTTCCCGATGGAAGGCAAAGGAGTCATGCTGTGCGGCGGCTGA
- a CDS encoding Flp pilus assembly protein CpaB, translating into MKSRLLAGVAAVVLAIVGAILVVSYANGADSRAVQNLEPVSVMVVQKAVPAGTPVATLTAFVSSQELPGKAVSKTALQNLDGQAGKVTAVELLPGEQLVAERLIQPEELKASGSVEVPKGLQEVSFQLEPQRVVGGRIAPGDHVGIFINLKGGGLEAKPDKETTQLTVHKVLVTSVQRAPVATPSPAPSASGSAAPAEDTSLPTGSLLLTVAVNDVDATKIVYAAEFATMWLSKEPLDATDSGRPGIMTKPEVYK; encoded by the coding sequence TTGAAGTCACGCTTATTGGCAGGAGTGGCCGCCGTCGTGCTGGCCATCGTTGGTGCCATTCTCGTCGTCAGTTACGCCAACGGCGCCGACAGCCGGGCAGTGCAGAACCTGGAACCGGTCAGCGTAATGGTGGTGCAGAAGGCCGTCCCCGCCGGCACCCCGGTCGCAACGCTGACGGCCTTCGTCAGCAGCCAGGAGCTACCCGGTAAGGCTGTTTCGAAGACTGCGTTACAGAACCTCGACGGGCAGGCCGGCAAAGTCACGGCCGTCGAGCTCTTGCCGGGCGAGCAGCTCGTTGCAGAGCGCCTCATCCAGCCAGAAGAGCTCAAGGCGAGTGGGTCGGTGGAGGTCCCCAAGGGGCTGCAGGAAGTTTCCTTCCAATTGGAACCCCAGCGCGTCGTCGGGGGCCGCATCGCTCCCGGTGACCACGTCGGCATCTTTATCAATCTCAAAGGCGGCGGACTGGAGGCGAAACCGGATAAGGAGACGACGCAGCTTACGGTCCACAAGGTCCTCGTGACCTCTGTTCAGCGGGCGCCGGTGGCGACGCCCAGTCCGGCGCCGTCAGCCAGTGGGTCTGCTGCCCCGGCTGAGGACACTTCGCTCCCGACGGGTTCCCTGCTTCTCACAGTTGCCGTCAACGACGTGGATGCCACAAAGATCGTCTATGCAGCCGAGTTCGCGACCATGTGGTTGAGCAAGGAACCACTCGACGCCACAGACAGTGGCCGTCCTGGCATTATGACTAAGCCGGAGGTCTACAAGTGA
- a CDS encoding pilus assembly protein TadG-related protein — MRRLIESKGEDRERGGIAIMVAILMVVLLGFAALAVDVGMLYAERTQLRNGSDAAALAVAQKCAKDINDADCSATSTLARSLANGNAGDGASNIQSLLLDKSNRTVTVAAAAQEPGKDPNRVSLFFAGVLGYSSAEVSASSSVTWGSPRKGPTPFPVAFSICQVQGHVDGTLQLLQNHGSNANPDCNYGPSGAAVEGGFGWLVSDPGVCGGLIDLALAEGGSDPGNSSPAICAATLNGWAADITAGKEVVVLLPVFNRVTGTGNGATYGLTTFAAFKVKGWKFSGNSSLPDTFQNTTPAVPASVACDGNCRGIIGSFIKYVSLADGFTLGPVDANGATIVRLTQ; from the coding sequence GTGCGGCGGCTGATTGAGTCCAAGGGTGAGGACCGCGAGCGCGGCGGGATAGCGATAATGGTCGCGATCCTCATGGTGGTGTTGCTCGGCTTCGCGGCCCTCGCCGTAGACGTCGGGATGCTGTACGCCGAGCGGACCCAACTGCGAAACGGTTCCGATGCGGCCGCCTTGGCCGTTGCGCAAAAGTGCGCCAAGGACATCAATGACGCCGACTGCTCGGCGACCTCCACGCTGGCGCGGAGCCTGGCCAACGGCAACGCTGGCGACGGGGCCAGCAACATCCAATCGTTGTTGCTGGACAAATCAAACCGCACCGTCACCGTCGCAGCAGCGGCGCAAGAGCCGGGCAAGGACCCTAACCGGGTCTCATTGTTCTTCGCTGGGGTGCTTGGGTACAGCTCCGCCGAAGTCTCGGCCTCCTCGAGCGTCACTTGGGGCAGCCCACGCAAAGGCCCAACGCCGTTTCCCGTTGCTTTCTCCATCTGCCAGGTCCAAGGTCACGTCGACGGCACCCTGCAACTACTGCAGAACCACGGCAGCAATGCCAACCCGGACTGCAACTACGGACCCTCCGGAGCCGCCGTGGAGGGCGGCTTCGGCTGGCTGGTCAGCGATCCGGGCGTCTGCGGCGGGCTGATCGACCTTGCTCTCGCCGAGGGCGGGAGCGACCCTGGTAACAGCTCCCCCGCCATTTGTGCCGCCACTCTGAACGGCTGGGCCGCCGACATCACGGCCGGCAAGGAGGTGGTCGTCCTACTTCCCGTTTTCAACCGCGTCACCGGTACCGGCAACGGCGCCACTTACGGGCTCACGACCTTTGCCGCTTTCAAGGTCAAAGGCTGGAAATTCAGCGGCAACAGCTCGCTCCCGGACACATTCCAGAACACCACCCCCGCTGTGCCAGCATCGGTTGCCTGCGACGGCAACTGTCGCGGCATCATCGGCAGCTTCATCAAGTACGTTTCCCTCGCCGACGGCTTCACCCTCGGTCCGGTGGACGCCAACGGCGCCACCATCGTCCGTCTCACTCAGTAA